A single genomic interval of Ramlibacter sp. harbors:
- a CDS encoding phosphoglycerate kinase — protein MNVLRFSDLCARGEARGQRVFIRADLNVPQDADGRITEDTRIRASVPCIRMALDAGAAVMVTSHLGRPVEGEFKPADSLAPVARRLGELLGREVPLVAGWVDGVSVAPGDVVLLENCRVNRGEKKNNPELAKKMAALCDIFVHDAFGTAHRAEASTYGIAQYAPIACAGPLLAAEIDAISQALASPKRPLVAIVGGSKVSSKLTILQALAAKVDQLIVGGGIANTFMLAAGLKIGKSLAEPDLLADARAVIEAMKARGAEVPIPTDVVTAKTFAADAPATVKSASDVADDDLILDIGPKTAARLATQLAAAGTIVWNGPVGVFEFDAFAQGTETIARAIAQSAAFSIAGGGDTLAAIAKYGIEQQVGYISTGGGAFLEVLEGKTLPAFEILEKRAAG, from the coding sequence ATGAACGTTCTGCGCTTTTCCGATCTCTGTGCCCGTGGCGAAGCCCGGGGGCAACGGGTTTTCATCCGGGCCGACCTCAACGTGCCCCAGGACGCCGATGGCCGCATCACTGAGGACACGCGCATCCGCGCCTCGGTGCCCTGCATCCGCATGGCGCTGGACGCGGGTGCCGCCGTCATGGTCACCTCGCACCTGGGCCGTCCCGTTGAAGGCGAATTCAAACCCGCCGACTCCCTTGCGCCCGTGGCGCGCCGGCTGGGTGAGCTGCTGGGGCGCGAGGTGCCGCTGGTGGCCGGCTGGGTGGATGGCGTCAGCGTGGCTCCGGGCGACGTGGTGCTGCTGGAAAACTGCCGCGTCAACCGTGGCGAGAAAAAGAACAACCCCGAACTCGCCAAGAAGATGGCCGCGCTGTGCGACATCTTCGTGCACGACGCGTTTGGCACTGCCCACCGCGCCGAAGCCTCCACCTACGGCATTGCCCAGTACGCGCCCATTGCCTGTGCCGGCCCCTTGCTGGCGGCTGAAATCGACGCCATCAGCCAGGCGCTGGCCAGCCCCAAACGGCCGCTGGTGGCCATTGTGGGCGGCTCCAAGGTGTCTTCCAAGCTCACCATCCTGCAGGCGCTCGCGGCCAAGGTCGACCAGCTCATCGTGGGCGGCGGCATTGCCAACACCTTCATGCTGGCGGCGGGCCTGAAGATCGGCAAGTCGCTGGCCGAGCCCGACCTGCTGGCCGACGCCCGCGCCGTGATCGAGGCCATGAAGGCCCGCGGCGCCGAGGTGCCCATCCCGACCGACGTGGTGACGGCCAAGACCTTCGCCGCCGACGCCCCGGCCACGGTGAAGTCCGCCAGCGATGTGGCGGACGACGACCTCATCCTCGACATCGGGCCGAAGACCGCTGCCCGGCTCGCCACCCAGCTTGCGGCGGCCGGCACCATCGTCTGGAACGGGCCGGTCGGGGTGTTTGAGTTCGACGCCTTCGCGCAGGGCACCGAGACCATCGCGCGCGCCATTGCCCAGTCAGCCGCGTTCAGCATCGCGGGCGGTGGCGACACACTGGCCGCCATTGCCAAGTACGGCATCGAGCAGCAGGTGGGCTACATCTCCACCGGCGGCGGGGCTTTTCTGGAAGTGCTGGAGGGCAAGACCCTGCCCGCCTTCGAGATTCTGGAAAAACGCGCCGCGGGCTGA
- a CDS encoding mechanosensitive ion channel family protein, which translates to MYRELIAHNTPEDWAFALVAAVAVIALFLTVRKIALFRLERLAKSTVNLFDDFIVELLSVTRILLAAAIGLYAGVHFLELPAALQKFSDRTFIGLLLLQCGFWANCGLRFWLSKKFSNGLPEEEGSRAMTRSLLSFLGRVAVWTLVLLLVLDNLGLNVTALVASLGIGGIAVALAAQNILGDLFGSLSIAIDKPFVIGDFIIVDDLAGTVEHVGLKTTRVRSLGGEQLIFSNNDLLKSRIRNYKRMQERRAVFAIGVTYDTPAEQLEAIPGIIRRAIESQEQARFDRAHFKSFGASSLDFEAVYNVLQPGYQVYMDVQQAVNLQLVREFGQRGIEFAFPTQTLHVQGGLQLARPAPANAAAGESPPA; encoded by the coding sequence ATGTACCGAGAACTGATTGCCCACAACACCCCCGAGGACTGGGCCTTTGCCCTGGTGGCCGCGGTCGCGGTCATCGCGCTGTTCCTCACGGTCCGCAAGATCGCGCTGTTCCGGCTGGAGCGGTTGGCCAAGAGCACGGTCAACCTGTTCGACGACTTCATCGTGGAACTGCTGTCGGTCACCCGCATCCTGCTGGCCGCCGCCATCGGCTTGTATGCGGGAGTTCACTTCCTGGAGCTGCCCGCCGCGCTGCAGAAGTTCAGTGACCGGACCTTCATTGGCCTGCTGCTGCTGCAGTGCGGCTTCTGGGCCAATTGCGGCCTGAGGTTCTGGCTCAGCAAGAAGTTCTCCAACGGCCTGCCCGAGGAAGAAGGGTCGCGCGCCATGACCCGCTCGCTGCTGTCGTTCCTGGGCCGCGTGGCGGTGTGGACGCTGGTGCTGCTGCTGGTGCTGGACAACCTGGGGCTCAATGTGACCGCGCTGGTCGCCAGCCTGGGGATTGGCGGCATCGCCGTCGCGCTGGCCGCGCAGAACATCCTGGGCGACCTGTTCGGCTCGCTGTCCATCGCCATCGACAAGCCCTTCGTGATTGGCGACTTCATCATCGTCGATGACCTCGCGGGCACCGTGGAGCATGTGGGGCTGAAGACCACGCGGGTGCGCAGCCTGGGCGGCGAGCAGCTGATTTTCTCCAACAACGACCTGCTCAAGAGCCGCATCCGCAACTACAAGCGCATGCAGGAGCGGCGGGCCGTGTTCGCAATCGGCGTGACCTACGACACGCCGGCCGAGCAACTGGAGGCGATACCCGGCATCATCCGCCGCGCCATCGAGTCGCAGGAGCAGGCGCGCTTTGACCGCGCGCATTTCAAGAGTTTCGGGGCCTCGTCACTGGACTTCGAGGCGGTCTACAACGTGCTGCAGCCTGGCTACCAGGTCTACATGGATGTGCAGCAGGCGGTGAACCTGCAGCTGGTGCGCGAGTTTGGCCAGCGCGGCATCGAGTTCGCCTTCCCGACGCAGACACTGCATGTGCAGGGCGGCCTGCAACTGGCCCGTCCCGCGCCGGCGAATGCCGCCGCGGGCGAGTCACCGCCGGCCTGA
- a CDS encoding osmoprotectant NAGGN system M42 family peptidase: MKPDRNYLQDVLNRLLNTPSPSGMTDAIVRLLCTELEDLRIAYELTRRGAIRARIQGRERTPARAIVSHLDTLGAMVKGYKRNGRLQVVPIGFWSSRFAEGARVTVYSDNGVMHRGTILPNKASGHTFNKEIDTQPVSWDNVELRLDARTTNEAETRALGIHVGDTIAVPSNPEFGPEGFINARHLDDKAGVAAVLTALRAIRESGRKLPVDCFPLFTISEEVGVGASHVLHGDVAELISIDNGTVAEGQYSSEYGVTISMQDSSGPFDWHLTRRLLELCASKGIEHTRDVFRFYRSDAAAALEAGNDIRTALVCFGLDASHGHERVHMDSLDALSRLLIAYMTSPPLFQRDATPLGPLDDFPPAEVQTPDWQDHLPDTPSE; this comes from the coding sequence ATGAAGCCTGACCGCAACTACCTGCAGGATGTCCTCAACCGGCTCCTGAACACGCCCAGCCCCTCGGGCATGACCGACGCCATCGTGCGGCTGCTGTGCACCGAGCTTGAGGACCTGCGCATCGCCTACGAACTCACGCGGCGCGGCGCGATCCGCGCCCGCATCCAGGGGCGCGAGCGCACCCCGGCGCGCGCCATCGTGTCGCACCTGGACACGCTGGGCGCGATGGTCAAGGGCTACAAGCGCAACGGCCGGCTGCAGGTCGTGCCCATTGGGTTCTGGTCGTCGCGCTTTGCCGAGGGCGCGCGCGTGACCGTCTACTCCGACAACGGCGTGATGCACCGCGGCACCATCCTGCCCAACAAGGCGTCGGGCCACACCTTCAACAAGGAAATCGACACCCAGCCCGTGAGCTGGGACAACGTGGAGCTGCGGCTGGATGCCCGCACCACCAATGAGGCCGAGACCCGCGCGCTGGGCATCCACGTGGGCGACACCATTGCCGTGCCCTCCAACCCCGAGTTCGGCCCCGAAGGCTTCATCAACGCACGCCACCTCGATGACAAGGCCGGCGTAGCCGCGGTGTTGACCGCGCTGCGCGCGATCCGCGAGTCGGGCCGCAAGCTGCCCGTGGACTGCTTTCCTCTGTTCACCATTTCGGAGGAAGTCGGCGTGGGTGCCTCGCATGTGCTGCACGGCGACGTGGCCGAGCTGATCTCGATTGACAACGGCACGGTGGCCGAAGGCCAGTATTCCAGCGAATACGGCGTGACCATCTCGATGCAGGACTCCAGCGGCCCGTTCGACTGGCACCTGACGCGGCGCCTGCTGGAGCTGTGCGCGAGCAAGGGCATCGAGCACACGCGCGACGTGTTCCGCTTCTACCGCAGCGACGCCGCAGCCGCGCTGGAGGCGGGCAACGACATCCGCACGGCGCTGGTCTGCTTTGGCCTGGACGCCTCGCACGGCCACGAGCGGGTGCACATGGATTCACTGGACGCGCTGTCGCGCCTGCTGATTGCCTACATGACCAGCCCGCCCCTGTTCCAGCGCGACGCCACACCCCTGGGGCCGCTGGATGACTTCCCGCCGGCCGAAGTCCAGACCCCTGACTGGCAGGACCACCTGCCTGACACCCCCAGCGAGTAA
- the ngg gene encoding N-acetylglutaminylglutamine synthetase, whose product MTNTGERNPLDPRQMMSLRHWEDPSGHPDLLAMDSEAIVDCGWGRLIFGQTFADPRALASVVRNERPNKRDIALYLRDPHVVVALAPQDLFIDPSHTYRLALASPEAPDAPNPEGWVIRPARARDAEAVRRIYQTRRMVPPPKSFFATLAQRDEIEVLVAQDAGSDTILGVVTGVDHVRAFNDTDGGSSLWALAVDPQGSHPGIGEGLTRALAALFRDRGRSFLDLSVLHDNPQAIALYEKLGFVRVPVYCVKNKNPINEPLFLGPDPAADLNIYAGIIVREARRRGISIEVLDAEHGYFRLSLGGRSITCRESLSEMTSAIAMSRCDDKRLTLRVLAHAGIHVPAQIDADDLDAVAAFLQRYQRVVVKPARGEQGHGVRVDLTRFDEVSTAIDAARHYCDHVIVEQMMPGSDLRIVVIDHQVVAAASRRPATVTGDGVTALRTLIDKQSRRRQLATAGESRIPVDDETLRCLASQGHDLDTVLAAGEQIEVRKTANLHTGGTIHDMTGALHPTLREAAERASMALEIPLVGFDFMVTAPDQPDYVVIEANERPGLANHEPQPTAERFIDMLFPQTRSTGRELTERPPHEA is encoded by the coding sequence ATGACAAACACCGGAGAACGCAACCCGCTGGACCCCCGGCAGATGATGTCGCTGCGCCACTGGGAAGACCCCTCGGGCCACCCCGACCTGCTGGCCATGGACAGCGAAGCCATTGTGGACTGCGGCTGGGGCCGGCTGATCTTTGGCCAGACCTTTGCCGACCCGCGCGCACTGGCGTCGGTGGTGCGCAACGAGCGGCCCAACAAGCGTGACATCGCCCTGTACCTGCGCGACCCGCATGTGGTGGTGGCGCTTGCGCCGCAGGACCTGTTCATCGACCCGTCGCACACCTACCGGCTGGCCCTGGCCAGCCCCGAGGCGCCCGACGCCCCCAACCCGGAGGGCTGGGTGATCCGGCCGGCCCGGGCCCGCGACGCCGAGGCCGTGCGGCGCATCTACCAGACCCGCCGAATGGTGCCCCCGCCCAAATCGTTTTTTGCCACGCTGGCCCAGCGCGACGAGATCGAGGTGCTGGTGGCGCAGGACGCGGGCAGCGACACGATCCTGGGCGTGGTGACCGGGGTGGACCATGTGCGCGCCTTCAATGACACTGACGGCGGCTCAAGCCTGTGGGCGCTCGCGGTGGACCCGCAGGGCAGCCACCCGGGCATCGGCGAGGGCCTGACGCGCGCGCTGGCGGCGCTGTTCCGTGATCGGGGCCGCAGCTTCCTGGACCTGTCGGTGCTGCACGACAACCCCCAGGCCATCGCGCTGTACGAAAAGCTGGGCTTTGTGCGCGTGCCGGTCTACTGCGTGAAGAACAAGAACCCGATCAACGAGCCGCTGTTCCTGGGGCCCGACCCGGCGGCCGACCTCAACATCTATGCCGGCATCATCGTGCGCGAGGCGCGCCGTCGCGGCATCAGCATCGAGGTGCTGGATGCCGAGCATGGCTACTTCCGCCTGAGCCTGGGCGGCCGCTCGATCACCTGCCGCGAATCGCTGTCGGAGATGACCTCGGCCATTGCGATGAGCCGCTGTGACGACAAACGGCTGACCCTGCGGGTGCTGGCCCACGCCGGCATCCACGTGCCGGCCCAGATCGACGCCGACGACCTGGACGCGGTGGCCGCCTTTCTTCAGCGCTACCAGCGGGTCGTGGTGAAGCCCGCGCGTGGCGAGCAGGGCCACGGCGTGCGCGTGGACCTGACCCGATTTGATGAAGTGAGCACCGCCATCGACGCGGCACGCCACTATTGCGACCATGTGATCGTCGAGCAGATGATGCCCGGCAGCGACCTGCGCATCGTCGTGATCGACCACCAGGTGGTGGCCGCCGCCTCGCGCCGGCCGGCCACGGTGACCGGCGACGGCGTCACGGCCCTGCGCACCCTGATCGACAAGCAAAGCCGCCGCCGGCAGCTGGCCACCGCGGGCGAAAGCCGCATCCCGGTGGACGACGAGACCCTGCGCTGCCTCGCCTCCCAGGGCCACGACCTGGACACCGTGCTGGCCGCGGGCGAGCAGATCGAGGTGCGCAAGACCGCCAACCTGCACACCGGCGGAACCATCCATGACATGACCGGGGCCCTGCACCCCACGCTGCGCGAGGCCGCCGAACGCGCCTCGATGGCGCTGGAGATCCCGCTGGTCGGGTTCGACTTCATGGTGACGGCACCCGACCAGCCCGACTACGTGGTGATTGAAGCCAACGAACGGCCAGGCCTCGCCAATCATGAACCCCAGCCCACGGCGGAGCGCTTCATCGACATGCTGTTTCCGCAGACGCGCAGCACCGGGCGCGAACTCACAGAAAGGCCACCCCATGAAGCCTGA
- a CDS encoding N-acetylglutaminylglutamine amidotransferase, producing the protein MCGIAGEIRFDTQEADASAVGRMAETLRPRGPDAGGAFQQSRVALAHRRLKIIDLSERAQQPMVAADLGLTLVFNGCIYNYRELRAELEQAGARFFSDGDTEVLLRAYRHWGPDCVSRLHGMFAFAIWERDTGRVVMARDRFGIKPLYLSESADGKRLRFASSLPALLAAGDVDTRIDPIALEHYLMWHAVVPPPHTLLRGVRKLPPATIAVFEPDGRRTDTCYWNPPFTTDPALARAPYEERERLVQAALEKAVARRMVADVPVGVLLSGGVDSSLIVALLAQAGQQDLNTFSIGFEAANGEQGDEFRYSDLIAREFSTRHHKIQIDGATMLSHLPDTIQAMPEPMVSYDNIGFYLLSREVSKHVKVVQSGQGADEVFAGYHWYPPLAQSQDAVADYARVFFDRDPQDYLRTVTDGVAVPGASLGFITRHFDRPGAATPLDKALRLDATVMLVDDPVKRVDAMTMAWGLEARVPFLDHELVELAGRLPEQDKLSDGGKGILKAIARRMLPREVIDRPKGYFPVPALKYLSGPTLDWVKTALHSPAARARGLFREDYVDALLAAPDQHITPLRGSKLWQIALLELWLQSHGL; encoded by the coding sequence ATGTGTGGAATTGCCGGAGAAATCCGCTTCGACACCCAGGAAGCCGACGCGTCTGCCGTCGGCCGAATGGCCGAAACCCTGCGCCCGCGCGGCCCCGATGCCGGGGGCGCCTTTCAGCAAAGCCGCGTGGCCCTGGCCCACCGCCGGCTCAAGATCATCGACCTGAGCGAACGCGCCCAGCAGCCCATGGTGGCCGCCGATCTGGGCCTGACGCTGGTGTTCAACGGCTGCATCTACAACTACCGCGAACTGCGCGCCGAGCTGGAGCAGGCCGGCGCACGATTTTTTTCCGACGGCGACACCGAGGTGCTGCTGCGCGCCTACCGCCACTGGGGACCCGACTGCGTATCGCGCCTGCACGGGATGTTTGCGTTCGCGATCTGGGAGCGCGACACCGGCCGCGTGGTCATGGCGCGCGACCGGTTTGGCATCAAGCCGCTGTACCTGAGCGAATCGGCCGATGGAAAGCGCCTGCGCTTTGCCTCCAGCCTGCCGGCCTTGCTGGCCGCGGGCGACGTGGACACCCGCATTGACCCGATCGCGCTGGAACACTACCTGATGTGGCACGCGGTGGTGCCGCCGCCGCACACGCTGCTGCGCGGCGTGCGCAAGCTGCCGCCGGCCACGATTGCCGTGTTCGAGCCCGACGGCCGGCGCACCGACACCTGCTACTGGAACCCGCCCTTCACCACCGACCCGGCCCTGGCCCGCGCGCCCTACGAGGAGCGCGAGCGCCTGGTCCAGGCCGCGCTGGAAAAGGCCGTGGCGCGCCGCATGGTGGCGGACGTGCCGGTGGGCGTCCTGCTCTCGGGCGGCGTGGATTCGAGCCTGATCGTGGCGCTGCTGGCCCAGGCGGGCCAGCAGGACCTGAACACCTTCTCGATCGGCTTTGAGGCCGCCAACGGCGAACAGGGCGACGAGTTCAGGTATTCGGACCTGATCGCCCGGGAGTTCAGCACCCGCCACCACAAGATCCAGATCGATGGCGCGACCATGCTGTCACACCTGCCGGACACCATCCAGGCCATGCCCGAGCCCATGGTGAGCTACGACAACATCGGCTTCTACCTGCTGTCGCGCGAGGTATCGAAGCATGTCAAGGTCGTGCAAAGCGGCCAGGGCGCCGACGAGGTGTTTGCCGGCTACCACTGGTATCCGCCGCTGGCCCAGTCCCAGGACGCGGTGGCCGACTACGCCCGGGTTTTCTTTGACCGCGACCCGCAGGACTACCTGCGCACGGTGACTGACGGCGTGGCCGTTCCCGGCGCCAGCCTGGGTTTCATCACGCGCCACTTTGACCGCCCCGGCGCCGCCACCCCGCTGGACAAGGCGCTGCGGCTGGATGCCACGGTGATGCTGGTGGACGACCCGGTCAAGCGCGTGGACGCCATGACCATGGCCTGGGGCCTGGAGGCACGCGTGCCCTTCCTGGACCACGAACTGGTGGAACTGGCGGGCCGCCTGCCCGAGCAGGACAAGCTGTCCGACGGTGGCAAGGGCATTCTCAAGGCCATTGCGCGGCGCATGCTGCCGCGCGAGGTGATCGACCGGCCCAAGGGCTACTTCCCGGTGCCCGCGCTCAAGTATCTGTCGGGGCCCACGCTGGACTGGGTCAAGACCGCGCTGCACAGCCCGGCGGCCCGGGCCCGGGGCCTGTTCCGCGAAGACTATGTGGACGCCCTGCTCGCGGCGCCCGACCAGCACATCACGCCGCTGCGCGGCTCCAAGCTGTGGCAGATCGCGCTGCTGGAGCTGTGGCTGCAGTCGCACGGCCTCTGA
- the pyk gene encoding pyruvate kinase: protein MPRDKTTPRRSTKIVATLGPASSDPALLEQMIRAGVNVVRLNFSHGKAQDHIDRATLVRAAAQRAGREVAIMADLQGPKIRVGKFADGKVMLEPGMKFVLDASRTEPGDLQGVGLDYKELPRDVKAGDLLLLNDGLIVLTVDAVRGEQVHTTVKLGGELSNNKGINKKGGGLTAPALTAKDMEDIRTAMSFQADYVAVSFPKNATDMEMARQLCNVAGAEFRHKPGLIAKIERAEAIPHLEAILKASDGIMVARGDLAVEVGNATVPALQKRMIRLAREYDKVVITATQMMESMITNPVPTRAEVSDVANAVLDGTDAVMLSAETAAGKYPLETIVEMANICSEAEKAEDVKLDADFTGMTFSRIDQSIAMGALFTAHHLGCKAIVALTDSGSTALWMSRHRIHIPIYALTPKLVTQRKMALYRNVRPLLMDQSVERDTALAEAEAHLKKRGIVSSGDIYAITCGEPMGAPGGTNMLKICVAA from the coding sequence ATGCCCAGAGACAAAACCACCCCCCGCCGTTCCACCAAGATCGTGGCCACCCTCGGTCCGGCCTCCAGCGACCCTGCCTTGCTGGAGCAGATGATCCGCGCCGGGGTCAATGTGGTGCGCCTGAATTTCAGCCACGGCAAGGCCCAGGACCATATCGATCGCGCCACCCTGGTGCGGGCAGCGGCCCAGCGCGCGGGCCGCGAGGTGGCCATCATGGCTGACCTGCAGGGCCCCAAGATCCGCGTGGGCAAGTTCGCCGATGGCAAGGTCATGCTCGAACCGGGCATGAAGTTTGTGCTCGATGCCTCGCGCACCGAGCCCGGCGACCTGCAGGGCGTGGGCCTGGACTACAAGGAGCTGCCGCGTGATGTGAAGGCCGGCGACCTGCTGCTGCTCAATGACGGCCTGATCGTGCTGACGGTGGACGCCGTGCGCGGCGAGCAGGTGCACACCACCGTCAAGCTGGGCGGCGAGCTGTCCAACAACAAGGGCATCAACAAGAAGGGTGGCGGCCTGACGGCCCCGGCCCTGACCGCCAAGGACATGGAAGACATCCGCACCGCGATGAGCTTCCAGGCCGACTACGTGGCCGTGAGCTTCCCCAAGAACGCCACCGACATGGAAATGGCGCGCCAGCTGTGCAATGTGGCGGGCGCCGAATTCCGCCACAAGCCGGGGCTGATCGCCAAGATCGAGCGGGCCGAGGCCATACCGCACCTGGAAGCCATTCTCAAGGCCAGCGACGGCATCATGGTGGCGCGCGGCGACCTGGCCGTGGAGGTTGGCAACGCCACGGTGCCCGCGCTGCAAAAACGCATGATCCGCCTGGCCCGCGAGTACGACAAAGTGGTGATCACCGCCACCCAGATGATGGAAAGCATGATCACCAACCCGGTGCCCACGCGCGCCGAGGTCAGCGATGTGGCCAACGCCGTGCTTGACGGCACCGACGCCGTGATGCTCAGCGCCGAAACCGCGGCCGGCAAGTACCCGCTGGAAACCATCGTCGAGATGGCCAACATCTGCTCGGAAGCCGAGAAGGCCGAAGACGTCAAGCTTGACGCCGACTTCACCGGCATGACCTTCAGCCGCATTGACCAGTCCATCGCCATGGGCGCGCTGTTCACCGCGCACCACCTGGGCTGCAAGGCCATCGTGGCGCTCACCGACTCGGGCTCCACCGCGCTGTGGATGAGCCGCCACCGCATCCACATCCCCATCTACGCGCTCACGCCCAAGCTGGTGACCCAGCGCAAGATGGCGCTGTACCGCAATGTGCGCCCGCTGCTGATGGACCAGAGCGTGGAGCGCGACACCGCGCTGGCCGAGGCCGAGGCGCACCTCAAGAAGCGCGGCATTGTGTCCAGCGGCGACATCTATGCCATCACCTGCGGCGAGCCCATGGGCGCACCCGGCGGCACCAACATGCTCAAGATCTGCGTGGCGGCGTGA
- a CDS encoding alpha/beta hydrolase, whose amino-acid sequence MARRTGLFAAMGALLTGCSATDVINALVPEKTYRGREAIAFGPGARDRLDLYQPLNPVPGRMPPLVVFFYGGNWRSGDRGDYRFVGEALASGGAVVVIPDYRLVPAVHYPEFLEDNARAMAWVFDNIPQLGGDPDNIYVMGHSAGAYNAAMLALDPRWLGARRERLKGFIGIAGPYDFLPIVNPDTQRAFNWPRTPVTSQPVFHAGNKAPRTLLLAGARDSLVDPQRNTVGLGQRLVAAGADVTVKVFDKLSHASIIGAMGKPLRFLAPVRAQVLGFLKLPVE is encoded by the coding sequence ATGGCCCGACGAACGGGCCTGTTTGCCGCGATGGGGGCGCTGCTCACGGGTTGCTCGGCGACCGATGTCATCAACGCCCTGGTGCCCGAAAAAACCTACCGGGGCCGCGAGGCCATCGCCTTCGGCCCCGGAGCGCGAGACCGCCTCGACCTGTACCAGCCCCTGAATCCGGTGCCGGGCAGGATGCCGCCGCTGGTGGTCTTTTTCTATGGCGGCAACTGGCGTTCGGGCGACCGCGGCGACTATCGCTTTGTGGGCGAAGCGCTCGCTTCTGGTGGGGCCGTGGTTGTCATTCCTGACTACCGGCTGGTTCCGGCCGTGCACTACCCGGAATTTCTGGAGGACAACGCCCGTGCCATGGCCTGGGTGTTTGACAACATTCCGCAACTGGGCGGCGACCCCGACAACATCTACGTCATGGGCCACAGCGCCGGCGCCTACAACGCGGCCATGCTTGCGCTGGATCCGCGCTGGCTGGGCGCGCGGCGGGAGCGGCTGAAAGGCTTTATCGGCATTGCCGGCCCCTACGATTTCCTTCCCATCGTCAACCCGGACACCCAGCGGGCCTTCAACTGGCCTCGCACGCCCGTCACGTCGCAGCCGGTGTTCCATGCAGGCAACAAGGCGCCACGCACCCTGTTGCTGGCGGGCGCCAGGGACTCACTGGTGGATCCCCAGCGCAACACGGTGGGTTTGGGGCAGAGGCTCGTGGCGGCGGGCGCGGACGTGACCGTGAAGGTATTCGACAAGCTGAGCCACGCCAGCATCATCGGGGCCATGGGCAAGCCCCTGCGCTTCCTGGCGCCGGTGCGCGCCCAGGTGCTGGGCTTTCTGAAGCTGCCGGTGGAATGA
- the fba gene encoding fructose-bisphosphate aldolase class II (catalyzes the reversible aldol condensation of dihydroxyacetonephosphate and glyceraldehyde 3-phosphate in the Calvin cycle, glycolysis, and/or gluconeogenesis), with translation MALVSMRELLDHAAANGYGIPAFNVNNLEQVQAVMEAAKETGAPVILQASAGARKYAGEAFIKHLIQAAIEQYPTIPLVMHQDHGQNPDVCQGAINLGFSSVMMDGSLEADGKTIASYDYNVEVTRKVVDMAHATGVTVEGELGCLGSLETMKGDKEDGHGTDATMTREQLLTDPEQAADFVKRTQLDALAIAIGTSHGAYKFTRKPTGDILAIDRIKEIHRRIPNTHLVMHGSSSVPQELLAIIRQYGGNMKETYGVPVEEIQHAIKFGVRKINIDTDIRLAMTGAVRKFLAENPEKFDAREWLKPAREAAKAICKARYIEFGCEGQAGKIKGDSLQVVAAKYARGELAQVVH, from the coding sequence ATGGCACTCGTCTCAATGCGCGAGCTGCTGGATCACGCCGCCGCCAACGGCTACGGCATTCCAGCGTTCAACGTCAACAACCTGGAACAGGTCCAGGCCGTCATGGAGGCGGCCAAGGAAACCGGCGCGCCCGTGATCCTGCAGGCCAGCGCCGGCGCGCGCAAGTACGCGGGCGAGGCCTTCATCAAGCACCTGATCCAGGCCGCCATCGAGCAGTACCCCACGATTCCGCTGGTGATGCACCAGGACCACGGGCAAAACCCCGATGTGTGCCAGGGCGCGATCAACCTGGGCTTCAGCTCGGTCATGATGGACGGCAGCCTGGAGGCCGACGGCAAGACCATTGCCAGCTACGACTACAACGTCGAGGTGACCCGCAAGGTGGTGGACATGGCCCATGCCACGGGCGTCACGGTCGAGGGCGAGCTGGGTTGCCTGGGCAGCCTGGAGACCATGAAGGGCGACAAGGAAGACGGCCACGGCACCGACGCCACCATGACCCGCGAGCAGCTGCTGACCGACCCGGAGCAGGCGGCCGACTTCGTCAAGCGCACCCAGCTCGACGCGCTGGCCATTGCCATTGGCACCAGCCACGGCGCCTACAAGTTCACGCGCAAGCCCACGGGCGACATCCTGGCGATCGACCGCATCAAGGAAATCCACCGCCGCATTCCCAACACCCACCTGGTGATGCATGGCTCCAGCAGCGTGCCGCAGGAACTGCTGGCCATCATCCGCCAGTACGGCGGCAACATGAAGGAAACCTATGGCGTGCCGGTGGAAGAGATCCAGCACGCCATCAAGTTCGGCGTGCGCAAGATCAACATCGACACCGACATCCGCCTGGCCATGACCGGCGCGGTGCGCAAGTTCCTGGCCGAAAACCCCGAAAAGTTCGATGCCCGCGAGTGGCTCAAGCCCGCGCGCGAGGCCGCCAAGGCCATCTGCAAGGCACGCTACATCGAGTTTGGCTGCGAAGGCCAGGCCGGCAAGATCAAGGGCGACAGCCTGCAGGTGGTCGCCGCCAAATACGCGCGTGGCGAGCTGGCCCAGGTGGTGCACTGA